In the genome of Nocardioides marmoribigeumensis, one region contains:
- a CDS encoding STAS domain-containing protein: MSDSTTQGWPELLRTNRDAVVGQWTRTVERTLAGRMTSAESSRDIGEIYAALLEGASQGARTDVRGGSYDGLRSLLSDLSRARARQGFTPTETAVNVFALKDAVLDVLEDGGDAAGYRAFADLSRIVDDLGLFMLETYAATRESVISEQAESLLELSTPVVKLWKGIVALPLVGTLDSARTQVVMEALLQALVDTGSEHAIIDITGVAAVDTQVAQHLLKTVQAARLLGAECIISGIRPQIAQTVVALGIEFGDIQTKASLADALLAALRSSGLDVVGYRGES; the protein is encoded by the coding sequence GTGAGCGACAGCACCACCCAGGGCTGGCCAGAGCTGCTGAGGACGAACCGCGACGCGGTGGTCGGCCAGTGGACCCGGACGGTCGAGCGCACCCTGGCCGGGCGGATGACGAGCGCCGAGTCCTCGCGCGACATCGGGGAGATCTACGCGGCCCTGCTGGAGGGCGCCTCGCAGGGCGCCCGCACCGACGTGCGCGGCGGCTCGTACGACGGGCTGAGGTCCCTGCTGAGCGACCTCAGCCGCGCGCGGGCCCGTCAGGGGTTCACCCCGACCGAGACCGCGGTCAACGTCTTCGCCCTCAAGGACGCCGTGCTCGACGTCCTCGAGGACGGCGGGGACGCCGCGGGCTACCGCGCCTTCGCCGACCTGTCCCGGATCGTCGACGACCTCGGCCTCTTCATGCTCGAGACCTACGCCGCGACGCGCGAGTCGGTGATCTCCGAGCAGGCCGAGAGCCTGCTGGAGCTCTCCACGCCGGTGGTCAAGCTGTGGAAGGGCATCGTCGCGCTGCCGCTGGTCGGCACGCTCGACTCCGCGCGCACCCAGGTGGTGATGGAGGCTCTGCTCCAGGCGCTGGTCGACACCGGCTCCGAGCACGCGATCATCGACATCACCGGGGTCGCGGCCGTCGACACCCAGGTCGCCCAGCACCTGCTCAAGACCGTGCAGGCCGCGCGCCTGCTCGGTGCGGAGTGCATCATCTCCGGCATCCGCCCGCAGATCGCCCAGACCGTCGTCGCCCTCGGCATCGAGTTCGGCGACATCCAGACCAAGGCCAGCCTGGCCGACGCGCTGCTCGCGGCGCTGCGCAGCTCCGGCCTCGACGTCGTCGGCTACCGCGGGGAGTCCTGA
- a CDS encoding TIGR03617 family F420-dependent LLM class oxidoreductase, translating into MAEASHDPFVALALATTTTSRVRLGTSVALAFARTPMATAYSAYDVHRLSGGRLVLGLGPQIKPHITRRYSMPWSRPAARMAEYVEALRAIFTAWQTGERLDFRGEFYSHTLMPPLFDPGPLGYDAPPVWLAGVGPRMVETAGRVADGFIGHPLVSRSFLQDELLPRLRAGRASSDRAGDLAVTTMAVVAVGRTEEELAEATAAARRQLGFYASTPAYRPVLDHHGWGELHEEAHRATLQGQWDDLAAMVDDEVLDTFAVRGDPVTVRTALTERFGDLVDRVTLSVPHAADPLLPLDVLAQG; encoded by the coding sequence GTGGCCGAGGCCAGCCACGACCCGTTCGTCGCCCTCGCGCTGGCGACCACCACGACCAGCCGCGTGCGCCTGGGGACGTCGGTGGCGCTCGCCTTCGCGCGCACGCCGATGGCCACGGCCTACTCGGCGTACGACGTGCACCGGCTCAGCGGGGGCCGTCTCGTCCTCGGGCTGGGGCCGCAGATCAAGCCGCACATCACCCGGCGCTACTCGATGCCGTGGTCGCGCCCCGCCGCGCGCATGGCGGAGTACGTCGAGGCGCTGCGCGCGATCTTCACCGCCTGGCAGACCGGGGAGCGACTGGACTTCCGCGGCGAGTTCTACTCCCACACGCTGATGCCGCCGCTGTTCGACCCCGGGCCGCTGGGGTACGACGCCCCGCCGGTCTGGCTGGCCGGCGTCGGTCCGCGGATGGTCGAGACGGCCGGCCGGGTCGCGGACGGCTTCATCGGGCACCCGCTGGTCTCGCGCTCGTTCCTGCAGGACGAGCTCCTGCCGAGGCTCCGAGCGGGCAGGGCGTCGTCGGACCGGGCCGGGGACCTGGCCGTCACCACCATGGCCGTGGTCGCGGTGGGGCGGACCGAGGAGGAGCTCGCCGAGGCGACCGCGGCCGCGCGGCGGCAGCTGGGCTTCTACGCCAGCACGCCGGCGTACCGTCCGGTGCTCGACCACCACGGCTGGGGTGAGCTGCACGAGGAGGCGCACCGCGCGACGTTGCAGGGGCAGTGGGACGACCTCGCAGCGATGGTGGACGACGAGGTGCTCGACACCTTCGCGGTCCGCGGCGACCCCGTGACCGTGCGCACCGCCCTCACCGAGCGGTTCGGCGACCTGGTCGACCGGGTGACGCTCTCGGTGCCGCACGCCGCCGACCCGCTGCTGCCGCTGGACGTCCTGGCCCAGGGGTGA
- a CDS encoding alkaline phosphatase family protein, producing the protein MIGRRARSTLAALLVGPLLAACSGGAPATPSVSPGAHAARVTKLLVVVVENHSLDQMRRDLPYTFGLAKKYGYATGYTALTHPSEPNYLGIVGGDTFGVTDDGPPSEHVVHGRSVFGQALASGHTARVYAEGMTSSCALTDGGDRYAVKHNPWAYFVDERDACSVDDVSLDQLSPDVEAGHLPDAGLLVPNLCHDAHDADCDLSDADAWMEEQLGLVMSGRDFESGRLAVVVTADEDDHHQDNKVLTAVFHPGLDGKVVSTPLTHYSLTRLYDDVLGVPHLRGAADAPDLAKAFGLDVGPAG; encoded by the coding sequence GTGATCGGTCGTCGTGCCAGGTCCACGCTCGCGGCCCTCCTGGTCGGTCCGCTCCTCGCCGCATGCTCGGGCGGTGCTCCGGCGACGCCGTCGGTGAGCCCGGGCGCTCACGCGGCCCGGGTGACCAAGCTGCTCGTCGTCGTGGTCGAGAACCACTCGCTCGACCAGATGCGCCGCGACCTGCCCTACACGTTCGGGCTGGCGAAGAAGTACGGCTACGCGACCGGCTACACCGCCCTCACGCACCCCTCGGAGCCCAACTACCTCGGCATCGTCGGCGGTGACACGTTCGGCGTCACCGACGACGGGCCGCCGTCCGAGCACGTCGTCCACGGGCGGTCGGTGTTCGGCCAGGCGCTCGCCTCCGGGCACACGGCTCGGGTCTACGCCGAGGGGATGACGAGCTCGTGCGCGCTGACGGACGGCGGCGACCGCTACGCGGTCAAGCACAACCCGTGGGCCTACTTCGTCGACGAGCGCGACGCCTGCTCGGTCGACGACGTCAGCCTCGACCAGCTGTCCCCCGACGTGGAGGCGGGCCACCTGCCCGACGCCGGCCTGCTCGTCCCCAACCTCTGCCACGACGCCCACGACGCCGACTGCGACCTCTCCGACGCCGACGCGTGGATGGAGGAGCAGCTCGGCCTGGTGATGTCCGGCCGCGACTTCGAGTCGGGTCGCCTGGCCGTCGTCGTCACCGCCGACGAGGACGACCACCACCAGGACAACAAGGTCCTCACGGCCGTCTTCCACCCCGGCCTGGACGGCAAGGTGGTCTCGACCCCGTTGACGCACTACAGCCTCACCCGGCTGTACGACGACGTGCTGGGCGTGCCCCACCTGCGCGGGGCCGCCGACGCCCCCGACCTGGCCAAGGCGTTCGGGCTCGACGTGGGTCCTGCCGGCTGA
- a CDS encoding HNH endonuclease signature motif containing protein, which translates to MTESSLESSPSGVPEHPVLAALEAIEGALGSVVQVNPSFMRTETKAEALTRLARAEARMVELRMRIMADADDVAADAAARDVGGWYAHQTRTDPATAKVEAALAVALDRRWTQVAEAMRAGDLCLAQARVIARSLTALAPWVEADVLAEAQTALVELATDHGPRQLAALGARIVTVVAPDLADEIEALRLEAEEADVEDKIRLTVRHHADGTIRGSFVLDKLGGTRLAVLLDAYTNPRQHHHRTETTETTDGPGGPGGPDGPCSAEAGSGQTDQAEPATSLSGPHPDPVERLPRGRTLGKAFCALLESLDPAALPRHGGDQTLLQITIGLEDICKKLAAGTILTTAAIPGTPSAETAVDRISASEVRRLACNARILPVVLGGKSEILDLGRDRRLFSPAQQRAMLLRDRTCRAEGCTIPGTWAEAHHWIPWGKLGDSDLDDGVLLCSHHHHRIHQETRWRAERLPNGDVRFHRRR; encoded by the coding sequence GTGACCGAGTCGTCGCTGGAGTCGTCGCCGTCTGGTGTGCCGGAGCATCCGGTGCTGGCCGCACTGGAGGCGATCGAGGGCGCGCTGGGGTCGGTCGTGCAGGTCAACCCCTCGTTCATGCGCACCGAGACCAAGGCGGAGGCCCTGACGCGGCTGGCTCGGGCCGAGGCCCGGATGGTCGAGCTGCGGATGCGGATCATGGCCGATGCCGACGACGTCGCCGCGGACGCAGCGGCCCGTGACGTCGGCGGCTGGTACGCCCACCAGACGCGCACCGACCCCGCGACCGCGAAGGTCGAGGCAGCCCTCGCCGTGGCCCTGGACCGCCGCTGGACCCAGGTCGCCGAGGCGATGCGTGCCGGGGACCTCTGCCTGGCCCAGGCCCGGGTGATCGCCCGATCGCTGACCGCGCTGGCCCCGTGGGTCGAGGCCGACGTCCTGGCCGAGGCGCAGACCGCCCTGGTGGAGCTGGCCACCGACCACGGTCCCCGCCAGCTGGCCGCCCTCGGTGCGCGGATTGTGACCGTGGTCGCCCCCGATCTCGCCGATGAGATCGAGGCCCTGCGCCTGGAGGCAGAGGAGGCCGACGTCGAGGACAAGATCAGGCTCACCGTGCGCCACCACGCCGACGGCACCATCCGCGGCAGCTTCGTCCTGGACAAGCTCGGCGGCACACGCCTCGCGGTGCTCCTCGACGCCTACACCAACCCCCGCCAGCACCACCACCGCACCGAGACCACCGAGACCACCGACGGCCCCGGCGGCCCCGGCGGCCCCGACGGCCCCTGCTCGGCAGAGGCCGGCTCGGGACAGACCGACCAGGCTGAGCCGGCCACCTCCCTGAGCGGCCCGCACCCCGACCCGGTCGAACGACTCCCACGCGGCCGCACGCTGGGCAAGGCCTTCTGTGCGCTGCTGGAGTCCCTCGACCCAGCCGCACTGCCCCGCCACGGAGGCGACCAGACCCTGCTGCAGATCACCATCGGTCTTGAGGACATCTGCAAGAAGCTCGCCGCCGGCACCATCCTGACCACCGCCGCGATCCCCGGCACCCCCAGCGCGGAGACCGCGGTCGACCGGATCTCCGCCTCCGAGGTCCGCCGTCTGGCCTGCAACGCCCGCATCCTGCCCGTCGTCCTCGGTGGGAAGTCCGAGATCCTCGACCTCGGCCGCGACCGACGGCTGTTCTCCCCCGCCCAGCAACGCGCGATGCTGCTGCGCGACCGCACCTGCCGCGCCGAGGGCTGCACCATCCCCGGCACCTGGGCAGAAGCCCACCACTGGATCCCCTGGGGCAAGCTCGGCGACAGCGACCTCGACGACGGGGTCCTGCTCTGCTCCCATCACCACCACCGCATCCACCAAGAGACCCGATGGAGAGCCGAACGACTCCCCAACGGAGACGTCCGCTTCCACCGCCGACGGTAA
- a CDS encoding GNAT family N-acetyltransferase, which translates to MSHFTWLPANQAATEDVEAVFATGGAHKCRCQALKVPGWIWRDTTQEERDAALLEQTACGTSGPTSGLVGYVDGEAAGWVAVEPRENYPRLWSRKQAWMRTDPDLERVWSVVCFVVRQGWRRTGLMYELAGATVEYGEQVGARVLEGYPIEPPPGGRVIWDEASVGLVQVFLEAGYEVVAWPTVRRRVVRRQLAPVALSGEGRRRGTGPGASC; encoded by the coding sequence ATGAGCCACTTCACCTGGCTTCCGGCCAACCAGGCAGCGACGGAGGACGTCGAGGCGGTCTTCGCGACCGGGGGAGCGCACAAGTGCCGGTGCCAGGCGCTGAAGGTTCCGGGCTGGATCTGGCGCGACACCACCCAGGAGGAACGGGACGCCGCCCTGCTGGAGCAGACCGCCTGCGGCACCAGCGGGCCGACGTCGGGCCTGGTCGGCTACGTCGACGGTGAGGCGGCCGGCTGGGTCGCGGTCGAGCCGCGGGAGAACTACCCCAGGCTGTGGAGCCGGAAGCAGGCGTGGATGCGGACGGACCCCGACCTCGAGCGCGTCTGGTCGGTCGTGTGCTTCGTCGTGCGCCAGGGCTGGCGCCGGACGGGACTGATGTACGAGCTCGCCGGCGCCACGGTCGAGTACGGCGAGCAGGTCGGCGCCCGCGTCCTGGAGGGCTACCCGATCGAGCCGCCGCCCGGCGGGAGGGTGATCTGGGACGAGGCCTCGGTCGGGCTGGTGCAGGTGTTCCTCGAGGCCGGCTACGAGGTGGTGGCCTGGCCCACCGTGCGGAGGAGGGTGGTGCGGCGGCAGCTGGCACCGGTCGCTCTCAGTGGCGAGGGTCGTCGGCGCGGAACCGGGCCCGGAGCCAGCTGTTGA
- a CDS encoding CPBP family intramembrane glutamic endopeptidase has product MTQLDTARHETPASPRSDATREVAVFLGTTFSLLALSTTAGLAEGVDVRHIEDASALGQLSMYGQALFPTIGALVARATTPRGRRAPLGFRRPPARTLAIAWAVGLLPTVLAGVLVWTFGLAGFDGGELGLLAVLGCTVLGLPYVVLALGEDLGWRGLMTTRLAEVAGPRTVVLATGLVWGMFHWPLMLFLGGTPAGTPLWFALTSFTIGTAALGAILASMQLRWGIWPGLVVHAMVNAGLYHVVGPLTTDTEHSGWFAGEVGLFQNLLLVLAAVAWWRFAPLRRTPNGRTAA; this is encoded by the coding sequence ATGACCCAGCTCGACACCGCCCGCCACGAGACGCCGGCCTCGCCGCGCTCGGACGCCACCCGCGAGGTGGCGGTCTTCCTCGGCACGACGTTCTCCCTGCTCGCGCTCAGCACCACCGCCGGCCTGGCCGAGGGCGTGGACGTGCGGCACATCGAGGACGCCAGCGCCCTGGGCCAGCTCTCGATGTACGGCCAGGCGCTCTTCCCCACCATCGGTGCCCTGGTCGCCCGCGCCACCACGCCCCGCGGCCGACGAGCGCCGCTCGGCTTCCGTCGCCCACCGGCCCGCACGCTCGCGATCGCGTGGGCGGTCGGCCTGCTGCCGACGGTCCTGGCAGGCGTCCTCGTGTGGACCTTCGGACTGGCCGGCTTCGACGGCGGCGAGCTCGGCCTGCTGGCGGTGCTCGGCTGCACGGTCCTCGGCCTGCCGTACGTCGTCCTCGCGCTCGGCGAGGACCTCGGCTGGCGAGGCCTGATGACCACCCGCCTCGCGGAGGTCGCCGGACCGCGCACGGTCGTGCTCGCCACCGGCCTGGTCTGGGGGATGTTCCACTGGCCGCTCATGCTGTTCCTCGGTGGCACACCGGCCGGGACGCCCCTGTGGTTCGCCCTCACGTCGTTCACGATCGGCACCGCCGCGCTGGGCGCGATCCTCGCGAGCATGCAGCTGCGGTGGGGCATCTGGCCGGGTCTGGTGGTGCACGCGATGGTCAACGCCGGGCTCTACCACGTGGTCGGCCCGCTCACCACGGACACCGAGCACAGCGGCTGGTTCGCCGGCGAGGTCGGCCTGTTCCAGAACCTCCTCCTGGTCCTGGCCGCCGTCGCCTGGTGGCGGTTCGCACCCCTCCGTCGTACGCCGAACGGCCGCACGGCGGCCTGA
- a CDS encoding cupin domain-containing protein gives MDEQAAASNWLPDTDPRMAGSPYPARPARAGDRLLVSGDRTQGRLAVLVRELAAGAEVPPRRHTDDDVVYVVLEGEVAVAGADGEQVVGASAVLHVPPGTSHRYRALTDSVVLVLVAPAGAEHLLLHEDRLAAEDPGLLLALAQEHRVALLPGLLP, from the coding sequence ATGGACGAGCAGGCAGCAGCGAGCAACTGGCTCCCGGACACCGATCCACGCATGGCCGGGTCACCCTATCCGGCTCGGCCGGCCCGCGCGGGCGACCGACTGCTGGTCTCGGGCGACCGGACGCAAGGTCGTCTCGCCGTGCTCGTGCGCGAGCTCGCGGCGGGCGCGGAGGTCCCGCCCCGCCGGCACACCGACGACGACGTCGTCTACGTGGTGCTCGAGGGCGAGGTCGCGGTCGCGGGTGCCGACGGCGAGCAGGTCGTCGGCGCCTCGGCGGTGCTGCACGTGCCGCCCGGCACGAGCCACCGCTACCGCGCGCTCACCGACTCCGTCGTCCTCGTCCTCGTCGCCCCCGCCGGGGCCGAGCACCTCCTGCTGCACGAGGACCGTCTCGCCGCCGAGGACCCGGGCCTGCTGCTCGCCCTGGCCCAGGAGCACCGCGTCGCGCTGCTGCCAGGCCTCCTCCCCTGA